The following are encoded together in the Mycobacteriales bacterium genome:
- a CDS encoding TerC family protein — MSTPLWAWVAVTAAIVVMLLVDLLVVHREAHAVSVREAAWSSAVWIALGLGFGVLLWVVQGGDRAGQYFAGYLVEKSLSVDNVFVFALLFSYFAVPARLQHRVLFWGVVGALVFRAAFIVAGAALLERFAWMVFVFGAFLVVTGIKMARSGDSHVDPGKNPVLRLLRRVIPVSDTYEGQRFFGRDGVRRYATPLLAVLVAVETTDILFAVDSIPAVFAVTKDPFLVFTSNAFAILGLRALYFLLADLMGRFTYLKTGLAVVLVLVGAKMLASEWWHAPTWLSLLVIASVIGGSVVLSLRATRDVEPLPDRARDSVA, encoded by the coding sequence GTGAGCACTCCGTTGTGGGCCTGGGTGGCGGTCACCGCCGCCATCGTCGTGATGCTGCTGGTCGACCTCCTGGTCGTGCACCGGGAGGCGCACGCCGTGAGCGTGCGCGAGGCGGCGTGGTCGAGCGCGGTCTGGATCGCGCTCGGCCTCGGCTTCGGCGTCCTGCTCTGGGTGGTGCAGGGCGGCGACCGGGCCGGGCAGTACTTCGCCGGCTACCTGGTCGAGAAGAGCCTGAGCGTCGACAACGTCTTCGTCTTCGCGCTGCTGTTCTCGTACTTCGCGGTGCCGGCCCGGCTGCAGCACCGCGTGCTGTTCTGGGGCGTGGTCGGCGCGCTGGTGTTCCGCGCGGCGTTCATCGTGGCGGGGGCGGCGCTGCTGGAACGCTTCGCCTGGATGGTGTTCGTCTTCGGCGCGTTCCTCGTCGTGACCGGCATCAAGATGGCGCGCTCCGGCGACAGCCACGTCGACCCCGGGAAGAACCCGGTGCTGCGGCTGCTGCGCCGCGTCATCCCGGTGAGCGACACCTACGAGGGGCAGCGCTTCTTCGGCCGCGACGGCGTGCGCCGCTACGCGACGCCGTTGCTGGCCGTGCTCGTGGCGGTGGAAACGACCGACATCCTCTTCGCCGTCGACTCGATCCCGGCCGTGTTCGCGGTGACGAAGGACCCGTTCCTCGTGTTCACCTCGAACGCGTTCGCGATCCTCGGCCTGCGGGCGCTGTACTTCCTGCTCGCCGACCTGATGGGCCGGTTCACCTACCTGAAGACCGGCCTCGCGGTGGTGCTGGTGCTGGTGGGCGCGAAGATGCTGGCGAGCGAGTGGTGGCACGCGCCGACCTGGCTGTCGCTGCTCGTCATCGCGAGCGTGATCGGCGGCTCGGTGGTGCTGAGCCTGCGCGCCACCCGCGACGTCGAGCCGCTGCCGGACCGTGCGAGAGACTCGGTCGCATGA
- a CDS encoding VOC family protein → MTIPPYVSLVTLGVADVEAAAAFYERLGWRRSSASVPGDVAFFALNSLALALYGNADLAADAALPADGPPPAFRGFALAINVADEAETDRVLAAAVEAGATLLKPATRAEWGGYSGYFADPDGNAWEVAVNPGWPLGDDGRVTLP, encoded by the coding sequence ATGACGATCCCGCCGTACGTGAGCCTGGTCACCCTGGGCGTCGCCGACGTGGAGGCGGCCGCCGCGTTCTACGAGCGGCTCGGCTGGCGACGCTCCTCCGCGTCGGTGCCCGGGGACGTCGCGTTCTTCGCGCTGAACTCGCTGGCGCTCGCCCTCTACGGCAACGCCGACCTCGCCGCCGACGCGGCGCTGCCCGCCGACGGTCCGCCCCCGGCGTTCCGCGGCTTCGCGCTGGCGATCAACGTCGCCGACGAGGCGGAGACGGACCGGGTCCTCGCCGCCGCCGTCGAGGCCGGCGCGACGCTGCTCAAGCCCGCGACCCGGGCGGAGTGGGGCGGCTACTCCGGCTACTTCGCCGACCCGGACGGCAACGCCTGGGAGGTCGCGGTGAACCCCGGCTGGCCGCTCGGCGACGACGGGCGGGTCACGCTGCCGTAG
- a CDS encoding MBL fold metallo-hydrolase produces the protein MTVGGPADVRELPGLRVTKLAVGPFDNNVYLLRCAATGTTVLVDGAAEPERILATLGTDPLVAIVQTHGHHDHVQAIAELRAATGAALWCHEGDAGMMPPGQEPSLLADGDTVPVGEASLTAIHLAGHTPGGLAFLYEGDPDRPHVFSGDSLFPGGVGNTQGDAERFATLLGDVEAKLFGRLPDRTWVYPGHGRDTTLGAERPALPEWRERGW, from the coding sequence GTGACCGTCGGCGGCCCCGCCGACGTCCGCGAGCTGCCGGGGCTGCGGGTCACCAAGCTCGCGGTCGGCCCGTTCGACAACAACGTCTACCTGCTCCGCTGCGCCGCCACCGGCACCACCGTGCTGGTCGACGGCGCCGCCGAGCCCGAACGCATCCTGGCCACCCTCGGCACGGACCCGCTGGTCGCGATCGTGCAGACCCACGGCCACCACGACCACGTGCAGGCGATCGCGGAGCTGCGCGCGGCGACGGGGGCGGCGTTGTGGTGCCACGAGGGCGACGCCGGGATGATGCCGCCCGGGCAGGAGCCGTCGCTGCTCGCCGACGGCGACACGGTGCCGGTCGGCGAGGCGTCGCTCACCGCGATCCACCTGGCCGGGCACACGCCGGGCGGGCTGGCGTTCCTCTACGAGGGCGACCCGGACCGCCCGCACGTGTTCAGCGGCGACTCGCTGTTCCCCGGCGGCGTCGGCAACACGCAGGGCGACGCGGAGCGGTTCGCGACCCTGCTCGGCGACGTCGAGGCGAAGCTGTTCGGCCGGCTCCCCGACCGCACCTGGGTCTACCCGGGGCACGGCCGGGACACGACGCTCGGCGCCGAGCGTCCCGCGCTGCCGGAGTGGCGCGAGCGCGGCTGGTAG
- a CDS encoding plastocyanin/azurin family copper-binding protein, giving the protein MGLVSRSTAAALLLAAPVVVASASLAAAPAAAATRAPAQASTGKVNANEQFKFDPPSITVAVGGKVTWTNTGGGFHTVTGGDNGTPDASSPVGDGVLDATGKTYSVTFDKAGTYAYFCRPHAGLGMKGEIVVAAAGGASPVPSPANSGGGASSAPPASASASASVGAPQEGAGAPTPGALEGDDEEVPGIPGNKTLAKIEAERAAEEGAVSGFRFFTMVAVAFLLILGAAVLFSTRPRRAGR; this is encoded by the coding sequence ATGGGCCTCGTCTCCCGCAGCACCGCGGCCGCGCTCCTGCTGGCCGCTCCCGTCGTCGTCGCGAGCGCCTCGCTCGCCGCCGCCCCGGCCGCCGCCGCCACGCGCGCGCCGGCCCAGGCGTCGACCGGGAAGGTCAACGCGAACGAGCAGTTCAAGTTCGACCCGCCCTCGATCACGGTCGCCGTCGGCGGCAAGGTCACCTGGACGAACACCGGCGGCGGCTTCCACACCGTCACCGGCGGCGACAACGGCACCCCCGACGCCAGCTCCCCCGTCGGCGACGGCGTCCTCGACGCGACCGGCAAGACGTACTCCGTGACGTTCGACAAGGCGGGCACCTACGCGTACTTCTGCCGGCCGCACGCCGGGCTGGGCATGAAGGGCGAGATCGTCGTGGCCGCCGCGGGCGGCGCCTCGCCCGTGCCGTCGCCGGCCAACAGCGGGGGCGGCGCGTCGTCCGCCCCGCCCGCGAGCGCCTCGGCCAGCGCGTCGGTCGGCGCCCCGCAGGAGGGGGCCGGCGCGCCGACGCCCGGCGCGCTCGAGGGCGACGACGAGGAGGTCCCGGGCATCCCGGGCAACAAGACGCTCGCGAAGATCGAGGCGGAGCGCGCGGCCGAGGAGGGCGCGGTCAGCGGCTTCCGGTTCTTCACGATGGTGGCCGTGGCGTTCCTGCTGATCCTCGGTGCCGCGGTGCTGTTCTCGACCCGGCCGCGCCGCGCGGGTCGGTGA
- the uvrA gene encoding excinuclease ABC subunit UvrA produces MADRLVVRGAREHNLRNVSIDLPRDSLVVFTGLSGSGKSSLAFDTIFAEGQRRYVESLSAYARQFLGQMDKPDVDFIEGLSPAVSIDQKSTSRNPRSTVGTITEVYDYLRLLFARAGRPHCPNCGRPVARQTPQQIVDRVLEMVEGTRFQVLAPVIRGRKGEYGELFSDLLTKGFSRARVDGVVVPLSDPPRLKKYEKHTIDVVVDRLTVKPSSKRRLTDSVETALRLGDGMVTLEFVDLADDDPGRERTYSEHLACLFCDLDFQELEPRSFSFNSPYGACTVCTGLGTRKEVDAELVVPDPDLSLAEGAIAPWGTGHHYEYFGRLLTALADQVGFRMDTPWRSLPKKAQQAVLHGSDHQVHVRYRNRYGRERSYYTAFEGVIPFLERRHSEADSETSRERYEGYMRDVPCPACHGARLKPESLAVTLGEKTISQVSAMSIAECAKFLLTLELNQREAMIAERVVKEVNARLGFLLDVGLDYLSLDRPAATLAGGEAQRIRLATQIGSGLVGVLYVLDEPSIGLHQRDNRRLIDTLERLRNLGNTLIVVEHDEDTIKHADWVVDIGPGAGEHGGAVVYSGPREGLLECEASVTGAYLSGRRSIPVPDIRRRPGDRFLVVEGAREHNLRDVTVAFPLGCFVAVTGVSGSGKSTLVNDILSAVLANKINGARQVPGRHKRVTGLEHLDKVVTVDQSPIGRTPRSNPATYTKVFDHMRKLFAETTEAKVRGYQQGRFSFNVKGGRCEFCAGDGTIKIEMNFLPDVYVPCEVCHGARYNRETLEVHFKGKNIAEVLDMPIEEALHFFEAVPAIARHLRTLNDVGLGYVRLGQPAPTLSGGEAQRVKLASELQKRSTGRTVYILDEPTTGLHFEDIRKLLGVLGRLVDTGNTVIVIEHNLDVIKTADWIVDMGPEGGSGGGTVVAEGTPEQVAEVEGSHTGAFLRELLGGRSAAPAKPKARPRKKTVAARG; encoded by the coding sequence ATGGCCGACCGTCTCGTCGTCAGGGGCGCGCGCGAGCACAACCTGCGCAACGTCTCGATCGACCTGCCCCGGGACTCCCTCGTGGTGTTCACGGGGCTCTCCGGCTCCGGCAAGTCGAGCCTCGCGTTCGACACGATCTTCGCCGAGGGCCAGCGCCGGTACGTCGAGTCCCTGAGCGCGTACGCGCGGCAGTTCCTCGGCCAGATGGACAAGCCGGACGTCGACTTCATCGAGGGCCTGTCGCCGGCGGTGTCGATCGACCAGAAGTCGACCAGCCGCAACCCGCGCTCGACCGTCGGCACCATCACCGAGGTCTACGACTACCTCCGGCTGCTGTTCGCGCGCGCCGGCCGCCCGCACTGCCCCAATTGCGGCCGCCCGGTGGCCCGGCAGACGCCGCAGCAGATCGTCGACCGGGTGCTGGAGATGGTCGAGGGCACGCGGTTCCAGGTCCTCGCGCCGGTGATCCGCGGGCGCAAGGGGGAGTACGGCGAGCTGTTCTCCGACCTCCTGACGAAGGGGTTCAGCCGGGCCCGCGTCGACGGCGTCGTGGTGCCGCTGTCCGACCCGCCGAGGCTGAAGAAGTACGAGAAGCACACGATCGACGTCGTGGTCGACCGGCTGACCGTCAAGCCGTCGTCCAAGCGCCGGCTCACCGACTCGGTCGAGACCGCGCTGCGGCTCGGCGACGGCATGGTGACGCTGGAGTTCGTCGACCTGGCCGACGACGACCCGGGCCGGGAGCGGACGTACTCCGAGCACCTCGCCTGCCTGTTCTGCGACCTGGACTTCCAGGAGCTGGAGCCGCGGTCGTTCTCGTTCAACTCGCCGTACGGCGCCTGCACGGTCTGCACCGGCCTCGGCACCCGCAAGGAGGTCGACGCCGAGCTGGTCGTGCCCGACCCCGACCTCTCGCTCGCGGAGGGCGCGATCGCGCCGTGGGGGACCGGCCACCACTACGAGTACTTCGGCCGGCTGCTCACCGCGCTCGCCGACCAGGTCGGCTTCCGGATGGACACGCCGTGGCGGTCGCTGCCGAAGAAGGCGCAGCAGGCGGTCCTGCACGGCTCCGACCACCAGGTGCACGTCCGCTACCGCAACCGGTACGGCCGGGAGCGCTCGTACTACACGGCGTTCGAGGGGGTCATCCCGTTCCTCGAACGCCGCCACTCCGAGGCCGACTCGGAGACGAGCCGCGAGCGGTACGAGGGGTACATGCGCGACGTGCCGTGCCCCGCCTGCCACGGCGCCCGGCTCAAGCCGGAGTCGCTCGCGGTGACGCTGGGCGAGAAGACGATCTCCCAGGTCTCGGCGATGTCGATCGCCGAGTGCGCGAAGTTCCTGCTGACCCTCGAGCTGAACCAGCGCGAGGCGATGATCGCCGAGCGGGTGGTCAAGGAGGTCAACGCGCGGCTCGGGTTCCTCCTCGACGTCGGCCTCGACTACCTCTCGCTCGACCGGCCCGCCGCGACGCTCGCCGGCGGCGAGGCGCAGCGCATCCGGCTCGCCACCCAGATCGGCTCCGGCCTCGTCGGCGTCCTCTACGTGCTGGACGAGCCGTCGATCGGGCTGCACCAGCGCGACAACCGCCGGCTCATCGACACGCTGGAGCGGCTGCGCAACCTCGGCAACACGCTCATCGTCGTCGAGCACGACGAGGACACCATCAAGCACGCCGACTGGGTGGTCGACATCGGCCCCGGCGCCGGCGAGCACGGCGGCGCCGTCGTCTACTCCGGCCCCCGCGAGGGGCTGCTGGAGTGCGAGGCGTCAGTCACCGGCGCGTACCTGTCGGGACGGCGTTCGATCCCGGTGCCGGACATCCGGCGGCGGCCGGGCGACCGGTTCCTCGTCGTGGAGGGCGCGCGCGAGCACAACCTGCGCGACGTGACCGTGGCGTTCCCGCTCGGCTGCTTCGTCGCCGTCACCGGCGTCTCCGGCTCCGGCAAGTCCACCCTCGTCAACGACATCCTCTCCGCCGTGCTCGCCAACAAGATCAACGGCGCGCGCCAGGTGCCCGGCCGGCACAAGCGGGTGACCGGCCTGGAGCACCTCGACAAGGTCGTCACCGTCGACCAGTCGCCGATCGGGCGCACGCCCCGGTCCAACCCGGCGACGTACACCAAGGTCTTCGACCACATGCGCAAGCTGTTCGCCGAGACCACCGAGGCGAAGGTGCGCGGCTACCAGCAGGGCCGGTTCTCGTTCAACGTCAAGGGCGGGCGCTGCGAGTTCTGCGCCGGCGACGGCACCATCAAGATCGAGATGAACTTCCTGCCGGACGTCTACGTGCCGTGCGAGGTCTGCCACGGCGCCCGGTACAACCGGGAGACGCTGGAGGTGCACTTCAAGGGGAAGAACATCGCCGAGGTGCTCGACATGCCGATCGAGGAGGCGTTGCACTTCTTCGAGGCGGTGCCGGCGATCGCGCGGCACCTCCGGACGCTCAACGACGTCGGGCTCGGCTACGTCCGCCTCGGCCAGCCCGCGCCGACCCTCTCCGGCGGCGAGGCGCAGCGCGTCAAGCTCGCCTCCGAGCTGCAGAAGCGGTCGACCGGCCGGACCGTCTACATCCTCGACGAGCCGACGACCGGCCTGCACTTCGAGGACATCCGCAAGCTGCTCGGCGTCCTCGGCCGGCTGGTCGACACCGGCAACACCGTGATCGTCATCGAGCACAACCTCGACGTCATCAAGACCGCCGACTGGATCGTGGACATGGGCCCCGAGGGCGGCAGCGGCGGCGGCACCGTCGTCGCCGAGGGCACTCCGGAGCAGGTGGCGGAGGTGGAGGGCAGCCACACCGGGGCGTTCCTGCGCGAGCTGCTCGGGGGCCGTTCGGCCGCACCGGCGAAGCCGAAGGCGCGCCCGCGCAAGAAGACGGTCGCCGCGCGGGGGTAG
- a CDS encoding SsgA family sporulation/cell division regulator — MDDVTASVIVEGGCSGPNRTTTLRLAWSRRDPLAVRLLLTCEPDHPALPRGHWAVLRDFLRYGCDHPTGDGLVRIRPDGPAHVLLELVEGKRASRVTLPVDMLHRFLDATEELCPSGEERHDTAIDALIDRLLRA; from the coding sequence GTGGACGACGTCACGGCGAGCGTGATCGTCGAGGGTGGGTGCAGCGGCCCCAACCGGACGACGACGCTGCGCCTCGCCTGGTCCCGCCGGGACCCGCTGGCGGTGCGCCTGCTGCTGACCTGCGAGCCGGACCACCCGGCGTTGCCGCGCGGCCACTGGGCGGTGCTGCGGGACTTCCTCCGCTACGGCTGCGACCACCCGACCGGCGACGGCCTGGTGCGGATCCGCCCGGACGGCCCGGCGCACGTGCTGCTGGAGCTGGTGGAGGGCAAGCGCGCGTCGCGGGTGACGTTGCCGGTCGACATGCTGCACCGCTTCCTCGACGCGACGGAGGAGCTCTGCCCGTCCGGCGAGGAACGGCACGACACGGCGATCGACGCGCTCATCGACCGCCTGCTGCGCGCCTGA
- the uvrC gene encoding excinuclease ABC subunit UvrC: protein MAHPASYRPAPGTIPDAPGVYKFRDRDGRVIYVGKAKSLRSRLSSYFQDVRNLHQRTRTMVETGASVEWTVVSTEVEALQLEYNWIKEFDPRFNVRYRDDKSYPSLAITFDDEYPRAMVMRGPKKRGVRYFGPYAHAWAIRETLDLLLRVFPVRTCSAGVFKRAGQVGRPCLLGYIGKCSAPCVGRVDADEHRRLAEELADFLAGQTERHLKRLEREMAAASAALEFERAARLRDDIGALRRAIEKQAVVLPGGVDADVVGLTEDPLEAAFQVFHVRDGRVRGQRGWVVDRVEELDTPDLVSSFVEQLYGSATAEDVPREVLVPALPPNADALADWLSGIRGARVSLRVPERGDKRALQETVTRNAAHAFQLHKLRRAGDLSARSKALGEIQDALGLPDAPLRIECFDISNLQGTSVVGSMVVFEDGLARKSEYRRFSVRHVEGQDDVGAMYEVIHRRFARYTDERDAPPPREEEGERRRFAYPPNLVVVDGGPPQVAAAARAMDELGVVDVSLCGLAKRLEEVWLPDRDEPVILPRTSEGLYLLQRVRDEAHRFAIAYHRQKRSRSMTTSALDTVPGLGETRRKALLKHFGSVKRLRAATPEEIAEVPGIGPKTAVTVAAALAATAPAPAVDPATGEILEPADT, encoded by the coding sequence ATGGCCCACCCGGCGAGCTACCGACCCGCGCCGGGCACCATCCCGGACGCGCCGGGCGTCTACAAGTTCCGCGACCGCGACGGCCGCGTCATCTACGTCGGCAAGGCGAAGAGCCTGCGGTCGCGGCTGTCCAGCTACTTCCAGGACGTCCGCAACCTGCACCAGCGCACCCGCACCATGGTGGAGACCGGCGCGAGCGTCGAGTGGACCGTCGTCAGCACCGAGGTCGAGGCGCTCCAGCTCGAGTACAACTGGATCAAGGAGTTCGACCCGCGGTTCAACGTCCGCTACCGCGACGACAAGTCGTACCCGAGCCTCGCGATCACCTTCGACGACGAGTACCCGCGCGCCATGGTCATGCGCGGGCCGAAGAAGCGCGGCGTCCGCTACTTCGGCCCGTACGCCCACGCCTGGGCGATCCGCGAGACGCTCGACCTGCTGCTGCGGGTGTTCCCGGTGCGGACGTGCAGCGCGGGCGTGTTCAAGCGGGCCGGCCAGGTCGGGCGGCCGTGCCTGCTCGGCTACATCGGCAAGTGCTCCGCCCCCTGCGTCGGCCGCGTCGACGCCGACGAGCACCGCCGCCTCGCCGAGGAGCTCGCCGACTTCCTCGCCGGCCAGACCGAGCGCCACCTCAAGCGGCTGGAGCGCGAGATGGCCGCCGCCTCCGCGGCCCTGGAGTTCGAACGCGCCGCCCGCCTGCGCGACGACATCGGCGCGCTGCGCCGCGCGATCGAGAAGCAGGCCGTCGTCCTCCCCGGCGGCGTCGACGCCGACGTCGTCGGGCTGACCGAGGACCCGCTGGAGGCGGCGTTCCAGGTGTTCCACGTCCGGGACGGCCGCGTCCGCGGCCAGCGCGGCTGGGTGGTGGACCGGGTCGAGGAGCTGGACACCCCGGACCTGGTGTCGTCGTTCGTGGAGCAGCTCTACGGCTCCGCCACCGCCGAGGACGTGCCGCGCGAGGTGCTCGTCCCGGCGCTGCCGCCGAACGCCGACGCCCTGGCCGACTGGCTCTCCGGCATCCGCGGCGCGCGCGTCTCGCTGCGGGTGCCCGAGCGCGGCGACAAGCGGGCGTTGCAGGAGACGGTCACGCGCAACGCCGCCCACGCGTTCCAGCTCCACAAGCTGCGCCGCGCCGGCGACCTGTCCGCCCGCAGCAAGGCGCTCGGCGAGATCCAGGACGCGCTCGGCCTGCCGGACGCGCCGTTGCGGATCGAGTGCTTCGACATCTCGAACCTCCAGGGCACCAGCGTCGTCGGCTCGATGGTCGTGTTCGAGGACGGGCTGGCGCGCAAGAGCGAGTACCGGCGGTTCTCCGTCCGCCACGTCGAGGGGCAGGACGACGTCGGCGCGATGTACGAGGTCATCCACCGGCGCTTCGCGCGGTACACCGACGAGCGCGACGCGCCGCCGCCGCGCGAGGAGGAGGGGGAGCGGCGGCGGTTCGCCTACCCGCCGAACCTCGTCGTGGTCGACGGCGGCCCGCCGCAGGTCGCCGCCGCCGCCCGCGCGATGGACGAGCTCGGCGTCGTCGACGTCTCGCTCTGCGGCCTGGCCAAGCGCCTCGAGGAGGTGTGGCTGCCGGACCGCGACGAGCCGGTGATCCTGCCGCGCACCAGCGAGGGCCTGTACCTGCTGCAGCGCGTGCGCGACGAGGCGCACCGGTTCGCGATCGCGTACCACCGGCAGAAGCGGTCCCGGTCGATGACCACCTCCGCGCTCGACACCGTCCCCGGCCTCGGCGAGACGCGGCGGAAGGCGCTGCTCAAGCACTTCGGCTCGGTCAAGCGGCTGCGCGCCGCCACCCCCGAGGAGATCGCCGAGGTGCCCGGCATCGGGCCGAAGACCGCCGTCACCGTCGCCGCCGCGCTGGCCGCCACGGCGCCCGCGCCCGCCGTCGACCCGGCCACCGGCGAGATCCTCGAACCCGCCGACACGTAA
- the rapZ gene encoding RNase adapter RapZ: MTDATTALELTVITGLSGAGRSEAAKAFEDMGWFVVDNLPPSLLGTMAELVTRSQGAVSRVAVVVDVRGRAFFSDLRAGLDELAGKGVGRRILFLEASDEALVRRFEHVRRPHPLQGDGRLVDGIERERELLAELRGEADLIVDTTDLNVHELRAKIEEAFAGGTGGPALRATVVSFGFKYGLPVDADLVVDCRFLPNPHWEPELRPYSGKDQVIKDFVLGQPDALPFLERYSDLLALLTHGYVHEGKRYLTLAVGCTGGKHRSVVMAEELAGRLAQTGADVRVVHRDLGRE; encoded by the coding sequence GTGACCGACGCGACGACGGCGCTCGAGCTCACCGTCATCACGGGCCTGTCGGGGGCGGGGCGCAGCGAGGCGGCGAAGGCGTTCGAGGACATGGGCTGGTTCGTCGTGGACAACCTGCCCCCGTCGCTGCTCGGCACCATGGCCGAGCTGGTCACCCGCTCGCAGGGCGCGGTGTCGCGGGTCGCGGTGGTCGTCGACGTCCGCGGCCGGGCGTTCTTCTCCGACCTCCGCGCCGGGCTGGACGAGCTGGCGGGCAAGGGCGTCGGGCGGCGGATCCTGTTCCTCGAGGCGAGCGACGAGGCGCTGGTGCGGCGGTTCGAGCACGTGCGCCGCCCGCACCCGTTGCAGGGCGACGGGCGGCTGGTCGACGGCATCGAGCGCGAACGCGAGCTGCTCGCCGAGCTGCGCGGCGAGGCCGACCTGATCGTCGACACGACCGACCTCAACGTGCACGAGCTGCGCGCCAAGATCGAGGAGGCGTTCGCGGGCGGCACCGGCGGCCCGGCGCTGCGGGCGACGGTGGTGAGCTTCGGCTTCAAGTACGGCCTGCCGGTCGACGCCGACCTGGTGGTGGACTGCCGGTTCCTGCCGAACCCGCACTGGGAGCCGGAGCTGCGGCCGTACTCGGGGAAGGACCAGGTCATCAAGGACTTCGTCCTGGGGCAGCCGGACGCGCTGCCGTTCCTGGAGCGGTACAGCGACCTGCTCGCGCTGCTGACGCACGGCTACGTGCACGAGGGGAAGCGGTACCTCACGCTCGCCGTGGGCTGCACCGGCGGCAAGCACCGCAGCGTCGTCATGGCCGAGGAGCTGGCCGGGCGGCTGGCGCAGACCGGCGCCGACGTCCGCGTCGTGCACCGCGATCTGGGTCGCGAATGA
- the yvcK gene encoding uridine diphosphate-N-acetylglucosamine-binding protein YvcK yields the protein MTGPNVVALGGGHGLAASLQALRQLTDNLTAVVTVADDGGSSGRLRHELDALPPGDLRMALAALAGDGEWGRTWEALLQHRFRSDGPLDGHAVGNLLLVGLAEITGDYVKALDLTATLLGLRGRVLPMTTERIEIVAEVAGLDAGDLQRITHVRGQVEVATTPGRVCAVCLDPADPPATPEAVAAIDRADWVVLGPGSLFTSMVPHLLVPGLREAIARTSAKRVLVLNLVPQTGETSGFTPAAHLNAVAAHVPDLPFDCVLADSATLDQDALVEAAKDLGAEVRFAPVAADGHAARHEPQRLARAYADLMTTTEGSDPGWR from the coding sequence ATGACCGGCCCGAACGTCGTCGCCCTCGGTGGCGGCCACGGCCTGGCCGCGAGCCTGCAGGCGTTGCGGCAGCTCACCGACAACCTCACCGCGGTCGTCACCGTCGCCGACGACGGCGGCTCGTCCGGCCGTCTGCGCCACGAACTGGACGCCCTCCCGCCCGGCGACCTGCGGATGGCGCTGGCCGCGCTGGCGGGCGACGGCGAGTGGGGGCGGACCTGGGAGGCACTGCTCCAGCACCGGTTCCGCAGCGACGGGCCGCTCGACGGCCACGCGGTCGGCAACCTGCTGCTCGTCGGCCTCGCCGAGATCACGGGCGACTACGTGAAGGCCCTCGACCTGACCGCAACGCTGCTCGGGCTGCGCGGCCGCGTGCTCCCGATGACGACCGAACGCATCGAGATCGTCGCGGAGGTCGCCGGCCTGGACGCCGGCGACCTGCAACGCATCACCCACGTGCGCGGCCAGGTCGAGGTGGCGACGACGCCGGGCCGGGTCTGCGCCGTCTGCCTCGACCCGGCGGACCCGCCCGCGACGCCGGAGGCGGTGGCGGCGATCGACCGCGCCGACTGGGTGGTGCTGGGCCCCGGCAGCCTGTTCACGTCGATGGTGCCGCACCTGCTCGTGCCCGGCCTGCGCGAGGCGATCGCGCGCACGAGCGCCAAGCGGGTGCTGGTCCTCAACCTCGTGCCGCAGACCGGGGAGACCAGCGGCTTCACGCCGGCGGCCCACCTCAACGCCGTCGCGGCGCACGTCCCGGACCTGCCGTTCGACTGCGTGCTGGCCGACAGCGCGACGCTCGACCAGGATGCACTCGTAGAGGCGGCGAAGGACCTGGGGGCGGAGGTTCGGTTCGCGCCGGTCGCGGCCGACGGCCACGCGGCCCGGCACGAACCGCAACGCCTGGCCCGCGCGTACGCGGACCTGATGACGACGACGGAGGGGAGCGACCCCGGGTGGCGATGA